A stretch of DNA from Phenylobacterium koreense:
TTTGCCCAGGGCCTTGGCCGCGAACTTCTCGGCCGGCATGTCGCGCCGCTTGGCGCTGGCCTTGCCACCCTGGTGCAGCCAGGCGCCGGTCTCGACCCAGGCGGTCGCGTCCAGCACCAGCTCTCGGAACCGCCCCGACGCCACCGCGGCGCAGGCCTTGGCGTGGGCCCGCGCCCGGGCCGCCTCCACCACCGGGGCCAGCGCCGCCAGGTCGAGACCGTCGGCGTCAAACTTGGCGGCGTCCTCGGCGAAGACGTCGAGGTCGCGGGCCTCGTCGCAGGCGCCGGCGAGCCACTTCAGCTCCATGACGATGTCTTCGGCGGCCTCGTCGTCGACGACGTTCTTGAACGCCGCGACGGCGCTGCGCAGCCGGCGGACCGCGACCCGAAGCTGGTGCAGCGCCTCGACGCTGTCGGCCTCCCGCAGCACCACGCCGTTGGCGGCGATCTGCGACAGCGCGTTGCGCGCAATGGCCTGGAAAGCGCCGGCCGCGGTCAGGCCACGGCTGAGGGGCGCCTTGTCGTGGCGGCGCGCCGCCCGGTCGGTCCCGTCCAGCAGGCCCTGGCCCTGGCTCGCCTTGCCGTCGAACGAAAGGTAGAGCGGCGCGGACTTCGAAAGCCGTCGGGCCAGATCGAACATCGGCCGGCAATCGCCCGCCTTCAGCTCCAGCTCGACCTCGCTGACCCGACGCGTCCGGTCGCCGGCCTGGACCTCGCCCTCGTCCGCCGCCAGCTCGATGGTGGCGCCGCCATGGTCGAAGGTGCGCTGGCGACGGAGCACGGTCACCGTGAAGATCGGCCTCAGC
This window harbors:
- a CDS encoding CHAD domain-containing protein → MSAGEDEIELKFLCEPADLAVVLAAAPPGETSEKTLVSTYYDTSQGDLRRARISLRIREGGGKRVQTLKRGDGFAREEHEVKVEGPGLDLDLPALKEALTSTKRKTLRPIFTVTVLRRQRTFDHGGATIELAADEGEVQAGDRTRRVSEVELELKAGDCRPMFDLARRLSKSAPLYLSFDGKASQGQGLLDGTDRAARRHDKAPLSRGLTAAGAFQAIARNALSQIAANGVVLREADSVEALHQLRVAVRRLRSAVAAFKNVVDDEAAEDIVMELKWLAGACDEARDLDVFAEDAAKFDADGLDLAALAPVVEAARARAHAKACAAVASGRFRELVLDATAWVETGAWLHQGGKASAKRRDMPAEKFAAKALGKRLRALLKSAPDIRGADDTARHAARIAGKKLRYAAEAFASLFDADAKPFIGAIKLLQDELGAANDVAVAAGLIERLRLKGAGLAAARQLLAAREAAKPKAVKAAGKAMDRLAAMRPFWAAI